A stretch of the Medicago truncatula cultivar Jemalong A17 chromosome 5, MtrunA17r5.0-ANR, whole genome shotgun sequence genome encodes the following:
- the LOC11417050 gene encoding F-box protein SKIP19 — MEVESESTAGPNWLDLPRDLTSNILQRLGAFEILTSACGVCPLWWNICKDPICMCDYSSYYNNFFFWKVSNNDYDKEEMVKICCNAIERSCNHLEDIDIEGFGNDDILNCIANNGSHLRSMRFVDCYEISEEGFSEAVRKLPLLEKLVISDNRLTEVSIAVLGRSCPLLKSLKISRLGVYAAKPSDDLALVIADTMTNLCYLDIKGDNLTNDGLLAILDKCPFLESLDLQGCRYLELSKSLEKRCIDPINHLRLPNFYVFDDYDYSPCEYDFGGDYDSWYY; from the exons ATGGAAGTTGAAAGTGAGAGCACAGCAGGACCAAATTGGCTTGATCTTCCTAGAGATTTGACATCAAATATCCTTCAGAGGCTTGGTgcatttgaaattttaacaagTGCATGCGGAGTGTGCCCTCTTTGGTGGAACATTTGCAAGGATCCTATCTGCATGTGCGATTATAGTTCAtactataataattttttcttttggaagGTGTccaataatgattatgataaagaggAAATGGTGAAGATTTGTTGCAATGCTATTGAACGAAGCTGCAATCATTTGGAAGACATTGATATTGAGGGATTCGGCAATGATGATATTCTTAATTGCATAGCTAATAA TGGCAGTCACCTACGTTCCATGCGGTTTGTAGATTGCTATGaaatttcagaagaaggatTTAGTGAAGCTGTGAGGAAGCTTCCGCTGTTAGAGAAGCTTGTCATTTCAGATAACAGGCTAACTGAGGTATCTATTGCAGTCCTTGGCCGATCTTGCCCTCTTTTGAAATCACTTAAAATTAGTAGATTGGGGGTTTATGCCGCCAAGCCTTCTGATGATTTGGCCTTAGTTATTGCTGATACGATGACTAATCTATGCTATCTTGATATCAAGGGAGACAACCTCACTAATGATGGTTTGCTCGCCATTCTTGATAAATGCCCTTTTCTTGAATCTCTTGACCTTCAAGGATGTCGTTATCTAGAATTAAGTAAAAGTTTGGAGAAAAGGTGCATTGATCCGATCAATCATTTGCGACTGCCAAATTTTTATGTCTTTGATGACTATGATTACTCCCCTTGTGAATATGACTTTGGCGGAGACTATGATTCTTGGTACTACTGA